Genomic DNA from Corynebacterium diphtheriae:
TGCCGCACAACTTTGAGCCGGCTCGCATTTTCATGGGTGATTCTGGCTCCATGCTCATCGGATTATTGCTTGCGGCAGCGTCAACGTCGGCTAGCGGCAAGATCGATATGAGTCTGTACGGCACAGTTGACGTAATCGCCTTGATGTCTCCGATCATTGTGGTGATAGCGGCAGTCTTTATTCCGATGCTTGATTTGGTGATGGCCATTGTCCGGCGTGTTCGCAAAGGAAAATCACCGTTTTCTGCCGATAAGATGCATCTGCATCACCGGCTATTGTCTTTGGGGCATACGCATAGGCGGGTCGTGCTGGTGCTTTATCTTTGGGTGTCCGTGGTCGCTTTTGGTGCGGTTGCGTTCTCGATTGTTCCCCCCGTTTTTGCCACCGTTGGTGTGATTACGGCTATCGTGTTCGCAGTACTTGCCAGTAGGGGGCCGGTCATACGCGCCCAAAAGGAAGCGCATCGTCGTGAACATCCGCTCTCATAGACTCAAAGGAAAGTTTCGTGATTACATCTGACCAATCGAACGCTTCGCAGTTCGACGACCACCGCAGGCCGTTATTACGAGCGCTCAAATTTGGAACCATAGCATTGGTGGCAATCACCCTAATTTCACTGGTTTTATGGGGTCGGTTCCGTGATTTGCCAGGAATCTGGGGAGTAGTGCTTGGTGCTGCTGTTGGCGGTGGATTTGTCCTTCTTACAGTTGTGAGCGTCTTGGTAACGTCCAATACGTCTGCAGCGACGACGGGAGCAGTGGTGCTCGGTGGATGGCTTCTTAAGCTCGTCGCCTTGCTTATTGTGCTCATTATCCTGCGTGGAATGGACTTTTATGATCCAGTGGCCTTCGTAGTCACGACCATTATCGCGCTCGTTGTTGTGCTTGGAACGGAGGTATGGGGGGTTATTACGTCACGGGTGACGTATGTTTCGCCGGACAATATATAGTGTGATTGGGGGTAAAAATCATACAAATGAGGTCTAGGAGACATAGACCTCATTTTTTGTTTTTTGTCATACTTAATCGGCGCCAGGAAAATTGCCGTTAGTGTGTTCCTTGCTGCGCGTTTATGCCTGTTTAGGGGTGTCGGGTGGGGGAGGGTGGGTACCCCTACACATGTTCTGTGACCGAGGTAACAAATTTGCATTTTGCCCGCTAAAGGGCGGTGTTTGAATGATGGATTCACAAGGGGAAACTATCCCCCCGACGCAGGTGGGAATTTCACATTAATGCCTGATAGGGTATTCCGCGGGTTGTTTGAGTAGATCATTTTCGGTTTCTCAGGCCATGTCCCCTGCGATCATCATGCTGATGTGCGACGGAGTCCGTGATGATTGCAGAGAGTTTTCAGACGTCCATCGCACCGCATGCTTGATCTCAGGTATATGCGGCCCGAAACTGGGAGAGAACGCTGAGCGTTACAACTTTGGCCATGAAGGGCGAGTTTCACGCGCCCTCCTTGGATCACGAATTTTTCCCGGATCCCATCTGGTTCGCCGATGTGGCGAACGGTTGGTTCACAATCGACCGTCTGATGTTCGTCCGCCTGCTTATGGCGTTGGTCCTTGTAATCTTCTTCGCAGTCGCTATGCGTAGCCCGAAGCTTGTTCCTTCCGGCTTGCAAAACGTTGCTGAATACCTTTTGGACTTCGTCCGAATTCACATTGCAGAAGACATTCTGGGCAAGAAAGAGGGCAACCGCTTCTTGCCAATTCTGTCCACCATTTTCTTCGTGGTTTTGTTCTGCAACCTGCCTTCGGTCATTCCATTCCTGAACATTTCGCCAAACGCGCGCATTGGTATGCCACTCGTTTTGGCTCTGTTCGGTTACATTGCCTTCATCTACGCAGGTGCTAAGCGCTACGGCTTCTTCAAGTATGTGAAGTCTTCGGTGGTTATTCCTAACCTTCCGCCAGTTCTTCACTTGCTCGTTGTGCCACTCGAGTTCTTCTCGACATTCGTTCTGCGTCCGGCCACACTGACTCTTCGTCTTATGGCCAACATGCTCGCAGGACACATCATTCTGGTGCTTCTTTTCTCTGCCACGAACTTCTTCTTCTGGCAGCTGAATGGTTGGACTGCGCTGTCCGCCGTAACTTTGGTTGCGGGGATCGCGTTCACGCTGTTCGAGATGCTGGTGATTTTCTTGCAGGCGTACATCTTCGCTCTGCTTTCTGCCGTGTACATCGAACTGGCGTTGCACGCCGACGAACACTGACCCCGCGGACCCGCGGATCACAATCTCTACATTATTCATATTGCCTAGTAAATAACTGGGCACCTAGAAAGGGAACGACACTCTCATGAACGAAGTCATCCTTGCTGCTTCTGA
This window encodes:
- the atpB gene encoding F0F1 ATP synthase subunit A; translation: MKGEFHAPSLDHEFFPDPIWFADVANGWFTIDRLMFVRLLMALVLVIFFAVAMRSPKLVPSGLQNVAEYLLDFVRIHIAEDILGKKEGNRFLPILSTIFFVVLFCNLPSVIPFLNISPNARIGMPLVLALFGYIAFIYAGAKRYGFFKYVKSSVVIPNLPPVLHLLVVPLEFFSTFVLRPATLTLRLMANMLAGHIILVLLFSATNFFFWQLNGWTALSAVTLVAGIAFTLFEMLVIFLQAYIFALLSAVYIELALHADEH